TCGAAGTCGTCGTCGTCGATCCGCGCGGGCGCCAGCAGGCCGCGCCAGTTGGTCAGGCTGACATCGACGCCCTGCTCCTTGAAGGTCGGGATGTCCAGCCCCTCGACCCGCTCGTCCGACGAGATCGCGATGGCCCGAAGCTCGCCCGATTCGATCTGCGCGGCGAATTCCTGATAGCCGCTGACGCCGACGCTGACATGGCCGCCCAGGATCGAGGCCATGGCCTCGCCGCCGCCGGAATGGGCGATATAGTTGACGCCGCTCGGGTCGACGCCGACCGCCTTGGCGACCAGACCCGCCAGCATGTGGTCGGTGCCGCCGGCCGAGCCGCCGCCCCAGGACACCGAGCCCGGGTCGGCCTTGAGCTTGGCGACCAGGTCGTCGACGCTCTTGATGTCCGAATCGGTCGGCGCGACGACGACCTCGTACTCGCCGATCAGGCGGGCGAGCGGCTTGATGTCGTCGAACGAGACCGGGGATTCGTTGGCGAGGATGGCGCCTTCCATGACCAGGCCCGCCACCATGACGGTGTCGCCGCTGCGCGCCTTGCTGCTGACGAACTGGGCGAGCCCGATCGTGCCGCCCGCGCCCGGAATGTTCTGGACCTGGACCGGGCTGGCCAGCCCGCCGTCCTGAAGGACCGCCTGCATGGCGCGGGCGACCTGGTCCCAGCCGCCGCCGGGCGCAGCAGGCGCGATGATGTCGAGCTTGCCCGCCTGCGCCATGGCGCCGCCTGCGTTCATCGACAGGATCGACAGCGCGGCGCCGGCGGCGAGCGACAGGCGAAGGATGGAACGGCGTGAGATCATGGTCCGATTCCCTGAAGGCGCAGTGGCGTCCTGTCCCTGCGCATCGTGTCTTGATGCCTTCGCGCACGCGCCTTGCGGAAGGCCGACCGGCCCCACGCCGCGAAGGCGCGCGCAGCGATCGTAACGCTGTCTAGGCACGGCTCCGCCTTGCCTGCAAGCGCCGCGCGTGCCGTCATCCGGACCTAACACGGGAGATGGCGCAAACCTAGAGGCAGGACCACGGCAGATCGGATCCGCGTGCCGCCGGGCGCGGCGTCAACGCGCGGTCGCCGCACGGACGTTGTCGCCGGCGTCGCGGCCGAGCCCGACCACGTCGATCACGGCCAGGAGCGCCACCAGAGCGACGACGACGAAGGCGATCTGGAAGTCGACGAGCGGCGTCGGCCCGGCCGGACCGTCGTGCAGGAGGCCGGCGAGGCGCAGCGCCAGGGCGCCGAGCGCGATGCCCAGCCCCATCGCCATCTGCTGCGTGACGTTGAACAGGGTGTTGGCGCCGCTCATGCGCGGCTGCGGCACGTCGGCGAAGGCGATCGTGTTGAGCGCGGTGAACTGCATGGAGCGGGTCAGGCCGGAGAGGAACAGAAGCGCCGCGATCAGCGCGAAGGGCGTGGCGGGCGTCAGGAAGGCGCAGGCGAACAGGGTCAGGGCGTTGAGCAGGCCGTTGACGAGCAGCACGGTCCGGAACCGGAAGCGGCGCAGCACGCGCGTGGTGACGAGCTTCATCGTCAGGTTGCCCGCGAACACGGCCAGGACGAGCAGGCCCGCCTGGAAGGCGTCGAGGCCGAAGCCGATCTGGAACATGAGCGGCAGGAGGAACGGCACGGCGTTGATCGCCATGCGGAACAGCGAGCCGCCCCAGATGGTGACGGCGAAGCTGCGCAGCCGGAGCGCCCACAAGTCGAGCATGGGATGCTCGGCGCGGCGCGCGTGGCGCACCGCCAGGACGGCGAGGACCAGGCTGACGGCCAGACAGGCGAGCGCGCCCGGCCAGGCGCCGTCCTCGCGGCTGACGAGATCGAGGCCGTACATCAGGCCGAAGCAGGCGAGCCCGGTCAGGACGAAGCCCAGGCCGTCGAACGGCCGGGCCGCGCCGCCCCCGCCCGCCGGGATGAGC
Above is a genomic segment from Geminicoccaceae bacterium SCSIO 64248 containing:
- a CDS encoding tripartite tricarboxylate transporter substrate-binding protein, which gives rise to MISRRSILRLSLAAGAALSILSMNAGGAMAQAGKLDIIAPAAPGGGWDQVARAMQAVLQDGGLASPVQVQNIPGAGGTIGLAQFVSSKARSGDTVMVAGLVMEGAILANESPVSFDDIKPLARLIGEYEVVVAPTDSDIKSVDDLVAKLKADPGSVSWGGGSAGGTDHMLAGLVAKAVGVDPSGVNYIAHSGGGEAMASILGGHVSVGVSGYQEFAAQIESGELRAIAISSDERVEGLDIPTFKEQGVDVSLTNWRGLLAPARIDDDDFETLSALVAQMVETPAWQEVLSSRGWLAMYQPAEEFTAFLEEDQAQTEAILKDIGLIAD
- a CDS encoding MFS transporter, with amino-acid sequence MTVSRSHGAERPGASGRANAIAYLVAGAFFMENLDATVIVTALPQMAESFGVQPVDLNIGVSAYLLTLAVLIPVSGWVADRFGARTVFGGAIVVFTLASILCGLSQSLGAFTAARILQGAAGAMMVPVGRLIVLRNTAKEDLIRTIATITWPALVAPVLGPPVGGFITTYASWHWIFFLNVPLGLIGLALAWRLIPAGGGGAARPFDGLGFVLTGLACFGLMYGLDLVSREDGAWPGALACLAVSLVLAVLAVRHARRAEHPMLDLWALRLRSFAVTIWGGSLFRMAINAVPFLLPLMFQIGFGLDAFQAGLLVLAVFAGNLTMKLVTTRVLRRFRFRTVLLVNGLLNALTLFACAFLTPATPFALIAALLFLSGLTRSMQFTALNTIAFADVPQPRMSGANTLFNVTQQMAMGLGIALGALALRLAGLLHDGPAGPTPLVDFQIAFVVVALVALLAVIDVVGLGRDAGDNVRAATAR